A single Phoenix dactylifera cultivar Barhee BC4 chromosome 1, palm_55x_up_171113_PBpolish2nd_filt_p, whole genome shotgun sequence DNA region contains:
- the LOC103701528 gene encoding plasma membrane ATPase 4 has translation MGGGSTISLEEIKNETVDLERIPIEEVFEQLKCTKEGLTSEEGANRLQIFGPNKLEEKKESKILKFLGFMWNPLSWVMESAAVMAIALANGSGKPPDWQDFVGIIVLLVINSTISFIEENNAGNAAAALMAGLAPKTKVLRDGRWSEQDAAILVPGDIISIKLGDIVPADARLLEGDPLKIDQSALTGESLPVTKNPGDEVFSGSTCKQGEIEAVVIATGVHTFFGKAAHLVDSTNQVGHFQKVLTAIGNFCICSIAVGILVEIIVMYPIQHRKYRDGIDNLLVLLIGGIPIAMPTVLSVTMAIGSHRLSEQGAITKRMTAIEEMAGMDVLCSDKTGTLTLNKLSVDKNLVEVFAKGVDKDHVILLAARASRTENQDAIDAAMVGMLADPKEARAGIREVHFLPFNPVDKRTALTYIDAHGNWHRASKGAPEQILNLCNCKEDVRKKVHFVIDKFAERGLRSLGVARQEVPEKTKESLGSPWQFVGLLPLFDPPRHDSAETIRRALNLGVNVKMITGDQLAIAKETGRRLGMGTNMYPSSSLLGQQKDESIAGLPVDELIEKADGFAGVFPEHKYEIVKKLQERKHICGMTGDGVNDAPALKKADIGIAVADATDAARGASDIVLTEPGLSVIISAVLTSRAIFQRMKNYTIYAVSITIRIVLGFMLIALIWKFDFSPFMILIIAILNDGTIMTISKDRVKPSPQPDSWKLKEIFATGVVLGTYLALMTVIFFWAMHKTDFFSDTFRVRSLRGHDEEMMAALYLQVSIVSQALIFVTRSRSWCFVERPGLLLVTAFVIAQLVATLIAVYANWGFARIKGIGWGWAAVIWLYSIVFFFPLDLFKFSIRYILSGKAWDNLLEKKTAFTTKKDYGREEREAQWAMAQRTLHGLQPPETTNLFNEKNSYRELSEIAEQAKRRAEVARLRELHTLKGHVESVVKLKGLDIDTIQQHYTV, from the exons ATGGGTGGAGGGTCGACGATCAGTCTGGAGGAGATCAAGAACGAGACTGTTGATCTG GAAAGGATTCCGATTGAGGAGGTCTTTGAGCAGCTGAAATGCACAAAAGAAGGTCTCACGTCGGAGGAAGGAGCCAACCGGCTCCAGATCTTCGGGCCCAACAAGctagaagaaaaaaag GAGAGCAAGATTCTCAAGTTTCTGGGATTCATGTGGAACCCCCTGTCCTGGGTGATGGAATCGGCTGCCGTCATGGCCATTGCCTTGGCCAACGGCAGCGGTAAGCCCCCGGACTGGCAAGACTTTGTCGGCATCATCGTCCTGCTTGTCATCAACTCCACCATCAGTTTCATCGAAGAAAATAACGCCGGTAACGCCGCAGCTGCCTTGATGGCCGGTCTCGCTCCCAAGACTAAG GTGCTCAGAGATGGTCGCTGGAGCGAGCAGGATGCAGCAATCCTTGTGCCTGGAGACATAATTAGCATTAAACTCGGAGATATCGTGCCTGCCGATGCACGACTTCTCGAGGGAGATCCGTTGAAGATCGATCAGTCTGCCTTGACCGGAGAATCCCTCCCTGTCACCAAGAACCCAGGAGATGAGGTGTTCTCTGGCTCGACCTGCAAGCAGGGTGAGATCGAGGCTGTGGTCATAGCCACCGGCGTCCATACCTTCTTCGGAAAGGCGGCCCATCTCGTGGACAGCACGAACCAGGTTGGGCATTTCCAGAAGGTTCTTACGGCCATCGGTAACTTCTGCATCTGCTCCATTGCCGTGGGGATTCTCGTTGAGATAATCGTCATGTACCCGATCCAGCATCGGAAGTACAGAGATGGAATCGACAACCTTCTGGTCCTCCTGATTGGTGGCATACCAATTGCAATGCCTACTGTCCTCTCGGTGACCATGGCTATTGGATCCCACCGACTCTCTGAGCAAGGAGCAATCACCAAGAGAATGACTGCGATAGAGGAGATGGCCGGCATGGATGTTCTCTGCAGCGATAAAACTGGGACTCTCACCCTTAACAAGCTCAGCGTTGACAAAAACCTTGTCGAGGTTTTCGCGAAAGGTGTGGATAAGGATCACGTGATCTTATTGGCAGCCAGGGCATCGAGGACGGAAAATCAGGATGCTATTGATGCCGCCATGGTTGGAATGCTTGCAGACCCAAAGGAG GCAAGAGCTGGTATTAGGGAAGTACACTTTCTCCCCTTCAACCCTGTGGACAAGAGAACTGCTCTGACATATATTGATGCTCATGGCAACTGGCATCGTGCGAGTAAAGGTGCTCCCGAGCAG ATTTTGAACCTCTGCAACTGCAAGGAAGATGTCAGAAAAAAGGTTCATTTTGTGATTGACAAGTTTGCCGAACGCGGGCTTCGATCACTAGGTGTTGCAAGACAG GAAGTTCCAGAGAAGACCAAAGAGAGTCTAGGGAGCCCATGGCAATTTGTTGGCTTATTGCCTCTATTTGATCCCCCGAGGCACGATAGTGCAGAGACCATCCGTAGGGCTCTGAATCTTGGTGTGAACGTAAAGATGATTACCG GGGATCAGCTCGCTATTGCTAAGGAGACTGGCCGAAGGCTTGGAATGGGTACAAACATGTATCCTTCCTCTTCATTGCTTGGCCAACAAAAAGATGAATCAATTGCTGGACTTCCTGTAGATGAGTTGATTGAGAAGGCTGATGGATTTGCAGGAGTGTTTCCAG AGCACAAATACGAGATTGTGAAGAAGTTGCAAGAGAGGAAGCACATATGTGGAATGACTGGAGATGGAGTGAACGATGCCCCTGCTTTAAAGAAGGCTGACATTGGAATTGCTGTTGCTGATGCCACGGATGCTGCTAGAGGCGCTTCTGACATTGTCCTCACAGAGCCTGGTCTTAGTGTCATCATCAGTGCTGTTCTAACCAGCAGGGCCATTTTCCAGAGGATGAAGAACTACACT ATCTATGCTGTTTCCATTACCATCCGTATTGTT CTCGGCTTTATGCTCATTGCACTGATATGGAAGTTCGACTTTTCACCCTTCATGATTTTGATTATTGCCATCCTAAATGATG GCACAATTATGACGATCTCAAAAGATCGAGTGAAGCCATCTCCACAGCCTGACAGTTGGAAGCTGAAGGAGATTTTTGCAACTGGCGTTGTGCTTGGCACTTACTTGGCATTGATGACCGTCATCTTTTTTTGGGCAATGCATAAAACAGATTTCTTCTCG GATACATTTAGAGTAAGATCATTGAGGGGCCATGATGAAGAAATGATGGCTGCTTTATACCTGCAAGTTAGTATTGTCAGTCAGGCTCTTATATTTGTTACTCGATCACGCAGCTGGTGCTTTGTTGAACGCCCTGGGCTTCTCTTAGTCACTGCCTTTGTTATTGCTCAGCTC GTCGCCACTCTTATTGCTGTCTATGCTAACTGGGGTTTCGCACGAATTAAAGGCATAGGCTGGGGATGGGCAGCAGTTATCTGGCTGTACAgtattgttttcttcttccctcttgaCTTGTTTAAATTTTCCATCCGCTACATTCTAAGTGGAAAAGCTTGGGATAACCTGCTGGAGAAGAAG ACTGCTTTCACTACCAAGAAGGATTATggtagagaagaaagagaggctCAGTGGGCTATGGCACAGAGGACTCTGCATGGACTTCAGCCCCCTGAAACAACGAATCTGTTCAATGAGAAGAATAGCTACAGAGAACTTTCAGAGATTGCTGAGCAGGCTAAAAGGCGAGCGGAGGTTGCAAG GCTCCGTGAGCTGCACACTCTGAAGGGTCATGTAGAATCAGTCGTTAAGCTCAAAGGGCTTGACATTGATACCATCCAGCAACATTACACTGTATAA